One Thalassotalea atypica DNA window includes the following coding sequences:
- a CDS encoding dipeptidase, giving the protein MQRRTFLQFAAANAALIVLPSTTTYGKSLSWANYNKAIVIDGLSGIFSGKTETLTASQLATIKNSGITAINATVPYPGMNFEQTKKRIELTKRVVSKYPSALSLITSTDDILVAKKEKQVGVILGFQSTEMFADDLTRIKYFADNGVRYMQMTYNNKSQFGDGGLVKRNNGLTTLGINALAEIEANKVLVDLSHSGQQTVADAVAASTRPLTISHTGCNSIYRHPRNNDDQELRAVANKGGVVGIYLMPFLEGGNGVITAESVMKHLDYAINLCGEDHVAIGSDQGVIPVKDGPKYREMIRKDVEIRMAKGISAPGETPNRPPFVPELNSERRMELIAFHMQKRGHSSSTIEKVLGLNLFNLYKQVW; this is encoded by the coding sequence ATGCAAAGAAGAACATTTTTGCAATTTGCAGCAGCTAATGCCGCTCTTATCGTACTACCAAGCACAACCACCTATGGGAAAAGTCTTTCTTGGGCAAACTATAATAAGGCTATTGTCATAGATGGGCTTAGCGGCATATTTAGTGGCAAAACTGAGACTTTAACTGCTAGTCAACTCGCAACAATTAAAAATTCAGGAATCACTGCGATCAATGCAACCGTTCCTTATCCGGGTATGAATTTTGAGCAAACAAAGAAGCGCATCGAGCTGACTAAAAGAGTCGTGAGTAAATATCCTTCAGCACTAAGTCTTATCACTTCAACTGATGACATCCTAGTGGCCAAAAAAGAAAAACAAGTTGGCGTTATTCTTGGATTTCAATCGACAGAAATGTTCGCTGATGATTTAACCCGCATTAAGTATTTTGCCGATAATGGCGTTCGCTACATGCAAATGACTTACAACAATAAAAGTCAATTTGGTGATGGAGGACTGGTAAAAAGAAATAATGGCCTGACAACTCTTGGCATCAACGCACTAGCAGAGATAGAGGCAAATAAGGTACTCGTTGATCTATCTCACTCGGGGCAACAAACTGTAGCCGACGCGGTCGCTGCATCAACGCGTCCATTAACCATTTCGCACACGGGCTGCAATAGCATTTACAGACACCCAAGAAATAATGACGATCAGGAATTAAGAGCCGTTGCCAATAAAGGTGGTGTTGTTGGTATTTATCTAATGCCATTTTTAGAAGGGGGGAATGGCGTGATAACCGCAGAATCTGTAATGAAGCATCTCGATTATGCTATTAATCTATGTGGCGAAGATCATGTAGCCATAGGCAGTGATCAAGGAGTCATCCCCGTTAAAGATGGCCCCAAGTATAGAGAAATGATCAGAAAAGACGTCGAGATAAGAATGGCAAAAGGCATATCAGCACCAGGAGAAACACCTAACCGCCCTCCTTTTGTCCCTGAATTAAACTCGGAACGGCGTATGGAGCTCATTGCTTTTCATATGCAAAAACGAGGACATAGCTCGTCAACGATTGAAAAAGTTCTTGGATTAAACCTGTTCAACTTATACAAACAAGTTTGGTAA
- the ilvC gene encoding ketol-acid reductoisomerase produces MANYFNTLSLREQLSQLGKCRFMKRDEFSDGCNFIKDWNIVIVGCGAQGLNQGLNMRDSGLNISYALREAAIAEKRQSWKWATENGFTVGTYEELIPQADLVLNLTPDKQHTSAVSAVMPLMKHGATLSYSHGFNIVEEGMQVRPDITVIMVAPKCPGTEVREEYKRGFGVPTLIAVHPENDPNSNGLAIAKAYASATGGDRAGVLESSFIAEVKSDLMGEQTILCGMLQTGAILGHQQLVANGVDAAYARKLIQYGWETVTEGLKHGGITNMMDRLSNPAKIKAYDMADELKTILRPLFEKHMDDIIDGTFSTTMMEDWANDDTNLLTWRAQTAETSFELAADTDAEITEQEYYDRGIFLVAMIKAGVELAFDAMVAAGIIDESAYYESLHETPLIANCIARNKLYEMNVVISDTAEYGNYLFSHAAVPLLSDFVSKLTLEDLGEGIVDKSNGVDNVRLIEVNEAIRSHQVEIVGQELRGYMTDMKRIVESEL; encoded by the coding sequence ATGGCAAATTATTTCAACACCTTAAGCTTACGTGAGCAATTGTCTCAGTTAGGCAAATGTCGCTTCATGAAACGCGACGAATTCAGCGACGGCTGTAACTTTATTAAGGACTGGAACATTGTCATTGTCGGTTGTGGCGCTCAGGGTTTAAACCAAGGTTTAAACATGCGTGATTCTGGTTTAAACATTTCATACGCATTGCGTGAAGCAGCCATTGCAGAGAAACGCCAATCATGGAAATGGGCAACTGAGAATGGATTTACCGTGGGTACCTATGAAGAACTTATTCCACAAGCTGACTTAGTATTGAATTTGACGCCTGATAAACAACATACTTCAGCAGTTTCAGCGGTTATGCCATTGATGAAGCATGGCGCGACATTATCTTACTCACACGGTTTTAATATCGTTGAAGAAGGTATGCAAGTGCGTCCTGATATTACCGTTATCATGGTGGCGCCTAAATGCCCAGGTACAGAAGTACGCGAAGAATATAAACGCGGTTTCGGCGTACCTACATTAATCGCGGTTCACCCTGAAAATGATCCAAATAGTAACGGCTTGGCTATCGCCAAAGCGTATGCTAGCGCGACAGGTGGTGACAGAGCCGGTGTACTTGAGTCATCTTTTATCGCAGAAGTAAAATCAGATTTGATGGGCGAACAAACGATTCTTTGTGGCATGCTACAAACAGGTGCTATTTTAGGCCACCAGCAATTAGTAGCCAATGGTGTTGATGCAGCTTACGCTCGTAAATTAATCCAATACGGTTGGGAAACCGTAACTGAAGGCCTTAAGCATGGTGGCATTACCAACATGATGGATAGACTGTCAAATCCGGCCAAGATTAAAGCCTATGATATGGCTGACGAATTAAAAACGATTCTTCGCCCATTATTTGAAAAACACATGGACGATATCATTGATGGCACATTCTCTACCACCATGATGGAAGATTGGGCAAACGATGATACAAACCTACTGACTTGGCGCGCTCAAACAGCTGAAACTTCTTTTGAATTAGCGGCTGATACCGATGCAGAAATCACTGAACAAGAATATTACGACCGAGGAATTTTCTTAGTCGCAATGATCAAAGCTGGGGTTGAATTAGCTTTTGATGCAATGGTTGCGGCAGGCATTATTGATGAGTCAGCCTATTATGAGTCACTTCATGAGACACCTTTGATTGCGAACTGCATTGCACGTAATAAACTTTACGAAATGAATGTTGTTATTTCTGACACCGCGGAATACGGTAACTATTTATTCAGCCACGCTGCTGTACCGTTATTATCTGATTTTGTTAGCAAGCTAACATTAGAAGATTTAGGCGAAGGTATTGTAGATAAATCAAATGGCGTTGATAACGTTCGTTTAATTGAAGTTAATGAAGCTATTCGTAGTCACCAAGTAGAAATTGTGGGGCAAGAATTACGTGGTTACATGACAGACATGAAACGTATCGTTGAATCTGAGCTTTAA
- a CDS encoding response regulator — translation MTAIDYRDKRFLIVDSLKPSRDILKNLAFNLNPADVQASSYASDVLTKCAEQNFDIILLGYDLGEKQKNGQQLLEELRSEKLINRNTIVILVTGELSQAMVLAALEHKPDDYLTKPYTIRELSKRLHRCFVKRKIMSDIYTALDEEQSDQVIKLCDQAIQDGSPYTTECYGIKSRQHFNLEQYDIATDIYRAHRNISNCQWATMGLGKIALKKNKPLVAIEYFSQLKRKYPIYLSSYDWLATAQEEILQFIAAEETLEEAITISPLSVKRVQRYANLCLKNGHFDKATSAFEQNYLLSYNSIHHKPENALKFAYAATEYSHDLTDFQRKTLKNKVFSALAETVKTFDKMPTRLQSQLLTVDLMRKTNEVDFANKLLESTEKLLNKTQNDLKPEDGIEIAKLLIHLDRRPPANTLINDIVQNHHDRPGLMTEIDKLVDENHENRAQKEAQAALDRALTFYHNQEYNKSIIKLEEVRKLYPQHLGIQLNLIQVLLTYFEQDTSKVSLMRKAGALLNRIDGLSTGNGAFQRQKALELKFQRLSKLINS, via the coding sequence ATGACAGCGATAGATTATAGAGATAAACGATTCCTGATCGTTGATAGTCTTAAGCCTTCTAGAGATATTCTTAAGAACCTTGCATTCAATCTTAATCCAGCCGACGTCCAGGCCAGCTCCTACGCAAGTGATGTGCTCACTAAATGTGCAGAGCAGAACTTCGACATCATACTGCTTGGATACGACTTGGGCGAAAAACAAAAAAATGGTCAACAACTTCTTGAAGAGCTACGGTCAGAAAAACTAATCAATCGCAATACAATTGTCATTCTAGTTACCGGTGAATTGTCTCAGGCTATGGTTTTGGCAGCACTAGAACACAAACCGGACGATTACCTAACTAAGCCTTATACAATCAGGGAGCTGTCAAAACGACTACATCGATGTTTTGTTAAAAGAAAAATAATGTCTGACATCTACACCGCATTAGATGAAGAACAATCGGATCAGGTAATAAAGTTGTGTGATCAGGCTATACAAGATGGCTCTCCATATACAACAGAGTGCTACGGCATAAAATCACGGCAACATTTTAATTTAGAACAATACGATATAGCCACCGACATTTATCGGGCTCATCGAAACATTTCTAACTGTCAATGGGCGACAATGGGATTAGGGAAAATAGCCCTTAAGAAGAACAAACCACTTGTTGCAATTGAGTATTTTTCCCAACTAAAACGCAAGTACCCGATTTATTTAAGTTCATATGACTGGCTCGCTACAGCACAAGAAGAAATTCTGCAATTTATTGCCGCAGAAGAAACACTTGAAGAAGCTATAACTATCAGTCCCCTGTCCGTTAAACGCGTTCAACGCTACGCAAACTTATGCCTAAAGAACGGTCATTTTGACAAAGCAACCTCGGCATTCGAACAAAATTATCTGTTATCGTACAACTCTATTCATCATAAACCCGAAAATGCACTGAAATTTGCTTATGCGGCAACAGAGTACTCTCATGATCTAACTGATTTTCAAAGAAAGACTCTTAAAAATAAAGTATTTTCTGCGTTGGCAGAAACCGTGAAGACTTTTGACAAGATGCCTACTCGGTTGCAATCTCAATTGCTTACTGTCGATTTGATGAGAAAAACCAACGAAGTCGACTTTGCCAATAAGCTATTGGAATCTACTGAAAAGCTACTTAATAAAACACAAAATGACTTGAAACCAGAAGATGGTATTGAGATAGCCAAATTATTGATACACCTTGATAGACGACCACCAGCCAATACCTTAATTAATGATATTGTGCAAAATCACCATGATAGACCAGGTTTGATGACTGAAATAGATAAGCTCGTCGATGAGAACCACGAAAATAGAGCGCAAAAAGAAGCCCAAGCAGCGTTAGATCGTGCACTAACGTTTTATCATAATCAGGAATACAACAAGTCTATTATAAAGTTAGAGGAAGTGAGAAAGCTATACCCACAACATTTAGGCATTCAATTAAACTTAATCCAAGTGTTGCTGACTTATTTCGAACAGGATACATCAAAAGTATCGTTAATGAGAAAAGCGGGAGCTTTACTTAATAGAATTGACGGATTATCCACCGGAAATGGCGCATTTCAACGTCAGAAGGCTTTAGAACTTAAGTTTCAACGACTTAGTAAATTAATTAATTCCTGA
- the ilvY gene encoding HTH-type transcriptional activator IlvY, with protein MDSKSLAMFHHLATALHFGRTAEVFHVSPSTLSRTISRLEEELGCTLLVRDNRTATLTDEGSKLKAYAEQQLDQLQLLKLSLSQSQAQLTGKLHIYCSVTAAYSHLPMLIDKFRQRHPLVEIMLTTGDAADALPQIQQQQADLAIAAKPDNLSSSYFFNHLADIPLHLIAPTIACNVQQKLQQAMVDWSQVPIILPEHGSARTRFEKWYRTMQFGKPKLYATVSGHEAIVSMVAVGCGVGIAPQVVIENSPVKDRVYALDIEHNIDPFELGVCCLNIRKEQPLLKAFFDAINA; from the coding sequence ATGGATTCAAAATCACTGGCGATGTTTCATCATTTAGCCACAGCATTACATTTTGGAAGAACAGCGGAAGTTTTCCATGTTAGTCCGTCAACGCTAAGTCGAACAATTTCACGACTAGAAGAGGAGCTCGGCTGTACTTTGTTGGTTAGGGATAATCGCACCGCCACATTGACTGATGAAGGAAGCAAACTTAAGGCATACGCAGAGCAACAATTGGACCAACTGCAGTTATTAAAACTGTCGTTAAGCCAAAGCCAAGCGCAATTAACCGGAAAGCTACATATTTATTGTTCAGTGACTGCGGCCTATAGTCATTTGCCAATGCTGATTGACAAATTCAGGCAGCGCCATCCTTTGGTTGAAATCATGCTAACCACTGGGGACGCGGCTGATGCTTTACCTCAAATCCAGCAGCAACAGGCAGACCTAGCTATTGCCGCGAAGCCAGACAATTTGTCGTCGAGCTATTTTTTCAATCATTTAGCTGATATCCCGTTACACCTGATTGCACCTACCATCGCCTGCAATGTCCAACAAAAACTGCAACAAGCTATGGTTGATTGGTCACAAGTGCCGATCATTTTGCCCGAACATGGCTCAGCGCGGACTCGCTTTGAAAAATGGTATCGCACCATGCAGTTTGGTAAGCCGAAACTTTATGCGACCGTCTCTGGCCACGAAGCCATTGTCAGTATGGTGGCGGTTGGTTGTGGCGTGGGTATTGCGCCGCAAGTTGTGATTGAGAATAGCCCCGTCAAAGATCGTGTTTATGCACTGGATATTGAGCACAACATTGATCCGTTTGAGCTGGGCGTTTGTTGCTTGAACATTAGAAAAGAACAACCACTGCTAAAGGCATTCTTTGATGCCATTAATGCCTAA
- a CDS encoding methyl-accepting chemotaxis protein, translating into MLNSLSINQKITFSLITFVLLTSILVGSFGHWTAQSTVESRMLNQELPNTVKFISSKIDKEISVMSAVAKQVANDVHILQWNKEGADKTGEQLLVEKLRSITEENNFGKASFADRQTGNYWNQDGFLRQLKNDNIDGWFYAYRDSGQPSSVSIYIYPDSTDIDLFVNFQQLNGRGLAGIAKSFEDVVQLLNSFKLEQSGFVYLINSEGIITLHKDKAIIGKHIREIYGNRASDSLLNQQAFNLTDTMVAQDKLLISSSFIESAQWFVVAQVPEAEVFASINEAGIQIILWTLCVALISALVAFFIARSITNPIAKLSELFLQMGQGKADLSYRLPETGQQELVQVAQGYNAFLSKLEHLFLTIVESSHQLKTISDTLYSKTSETLASSKLNDNNTQHISSALSQIEQTIADIAQNAINASDIAQNIQSNGQDINSVIIRTKQDIDELGQKITDVSQVIENLTTNTETIADALSVIETISDQTNLLALNAAIEAARAGEHGRGFAVVAEEVRNLAGKTSTSTTQIQTIMDQLTVTSSAANKEISQIIEQSTMTIASISKAEEILSISAEYTNSISDTNHLVATATEEQSITLKDINSNMVDITHNAEANMASTKTMADDAVSLNQLAETLDSLVSEFSGNKT; encoded by the coding sequence ATGTTAAATAGCTTGTCTATTAATCAAAAAATCACCTTTTCCTTAATCACTTTTGTACTGCTCACCTCTATTCTTGTTGGTTCATTTGGGCATTGGACTGCTCAAAGTACCGTTGAGAGCCGAATGCTAAATCAGGAGCTGCCCAACACCGTCAAATTTATTAGTAGTAAAATTGATAAAGAAATTTCAGTGATGAGCGCTGTTGCAAAACAAGTGGCGAATGATGTTCATATCTTACAGTGGAATAAGGAAGGCGCTGATAAGACAGGTGAGCAATTGCTGGTAGAAAAATTACGGTCTATTACAGAAGAAAATAACTTTGGTAAAGCATCATTCGCTGATCGCCAGACTGGGAATTATTGGAACCAAGACGGTTTCTTACGCCAATTAAAAAACGATAATATCGATGGTTGGTTTTACGCATACCGAGACAGTGGGCAACCTTCTTCTGTCAGTATTTATATTTACCCTGACTCAACAGATATCGATTTATTTGTTAACTTCCAACAGCTTAATGGTCGTGGTTTAGCTGGGATCGCCAAGTCTTTTGAAGATGTGGTGCAATTACTTAATTCATTTAAATTAGAACAATCTGGCTTTGTTTATCTGATCAACAGCGAAGGGATCATTACTTTGCATAAAGACAAAGCAATAATTGGCAAGCACATTAGAGAGATATACGGAAATAGGGCCAGCGATTCATTATTGAATCAACAAGCATTTAATTTGACAGATACGATGGTTGCGCAAGACAAACTGTTGATCTCATCAAGTTTTATCGAAAGTGCCCAATGGTTTGTGGTTGCACAAGTGCCAGAAGCAGAAGTTTTCGCTTCTATTAATGAGGCTGGCATCCAAATTATTCTATGGACACTTTGTGTAGCGCTGATTTCAGCGTTGGTTGCGTTTTTTATTGCGCGTTCTATTACTAACCCTATTGCTAAGCTTTCTGAGTTATTTTTACAAATGGGCCAAGGAAAAGCCGATCTATCTTACCGACTACCAGAAACAGGTCAACAGGAGTTAGTGCAAGTTGCTCAAGGCTATAATGCCTTTTTGAGTAAACTTGAACATTTGTTTCTCACCATTGTAGAAAGTAGCCACCAGTTAAAAACAATTTCTGACACGCTATACAGCAAAACCAGCGAAACCTTGGCCAGTTCAAAGTTAAACGACAACAATACCCAACATATTTCGAGTGCACTAAGTCAGATAGAACAAACTATTGCTGATATAGCGCAAAATGCGATTAACGCGTCAGATATTGCCCAGAATATTCAGTCAAATGGCCAAGACATCAATTCAGTTATCATCAGAACCAAACAAGATATAGATGAATTAGGGCAAAAGATCACCGATGTTTCTCAAGTCATTGAAAACCTCACCACTAACACGGAAACGATTGCAGATGCACTTTCTGTTATTGAAACTATCTCGGATCAAACCAACTTACTTGCCTTAAATGCAGCGATTGAAGCTGCCCGAGCAGGTGAACATGGACGCGGTTTTGCGGTCGTTGCTGAAGAGGTTCGTAATTTAGCGGGCAAAACATCGACATCAACAACTCAAATTCAAACCATCATGGATCAGCTAACTGTGACATCGTCTGCAGCCAACAAAGAGATAAGTCAGATCATTGAGCAGTCGACAATGACAATTGCCTCTATTAGCAAAGCCGAAGAAATACTTTCCATTAGCGCAGAATATACAAACAGTATTTCTGACACCAATCACTTAGTTGCTACAGCAACTGAAGAGCAATCCATTACCCTAAAAGACATTAATTCTAATATGGTAGACATTACGCATAATGCCGAAGCGAACATGGCCAGTACAAAAACCATGGCCGATGATGCCGTTTCGTTAAATCAATTGGCGGAAACGTTAGACAGTTTAGTGAGTGAATTCAGCGGCAACAAAACCTAG
- a CDS encoding LysR family transcriptional regulator — MNQLEALRAFCAVCQHGSFAGAAKDLGVSPTMVSRYVKQLENQLGCLLLKRNTRKVHITQAGLSYVRSITPVISELEQINSRMLQFNQQPKGKLTVSASLEFGGQYLAPVISQYRQRYPEVEINVDLSNQPEDVWVDKIDIALRVAPQLPSASFIARPICQSRLALWASPDYITSSGCPEQLEDLRQHQLLFFSHSIRSDQWIFNDKGQTLEMKLPWAWQSNNGRLLNEAAVLGQGIIQAPSYSVAQYVKKGELVEIMPQHSIDKLTISAVYPHSYEFSISIKTFIEELKVYFSEHEID, encoded by the coding sequence ATGAATCAACTAGAAGCATTAAGAGCATTTTGTGCGGTATGCCAGCATGGCTCGTTTGCTGGGGCCGCTAAAGATCTGGGCGTGTCACCAACAATGGTCAGTCGCTATGTTAAACAACTAGAAAATCAACTCGGCTGTTTATTGCTTAAACGAAACACACGAAAAGTTCATATCACTCAAGCGGGTTTAAGTTATGTGCGAAGCATAACTCCTGTGATCAGTGAGCTTGAGCAGATAAACAGCCGTATGTTGCAATTTAACCAGCAACCTAAGGGGAAGTTAACGGTGTCGGCGAGCCTAGAGTTTGGCGGACAATACTTAGCGCCCGTTATTTCACAGTATCGACAGCGTTACCCAGAAGTAGAAATAAACGTTGATCTGTCCAATCAACCTGAAGATGTATGGGTAGACAAAATAGATATTGCCCTAAGGGTCGCCCCTCAACTACCGAGCGCAAGCTTTATTGCTCGACCTATCTGTCAGTCAAGGCTGGCTTTATGGGCCAGTCCTGATTACATCACGAGTTCAGGTTGTCCTGAGCAGCTGGAAGATTTACGCCAGCATCAACTGTTGTTTTTCAGTCATAGTATTCGTTCAGATCAATGGATATTTAACGATAAAGGGCAAACGCTTGAAATGAAATTACCGTGGGCTTGGCAAAGCAATAATGGTCGGTTATTAAATGAAGCGGCAGTATTAGGGCAAGGTATTATACAAGCGCCGAGCTATTCTGTTGCTCAATATGTAAAAAAAGGAGAACTTGTCGAGATAATGCCACAACACAGTATCGACAAGCTGACAATATCGGCAGTTTACCCTCACAGCTATGAGTTTTCCATTAGCATTAAAACTTTTATTGAAGAACTAAAAGTCTATTTCAGCGAACATGAAATAGACTAA
- a CDS encoding amidohydrolase family protein: MKALLQISSLAIPLLFTQPVFGQNIALKHVNVIDVIALAVKKNQTVVIKNDRIHKVGNADDVDIDKNTISIDMSGKYMAPGLIDGHVHHATDPDDWDNRKITEQRLRTLLRGGVTSVRDMGGDNRVLSSLARDAMLDQIQSPDIYYSVIVGGPEFFADPRTVSSAKGQKSGQVPWMASITEKTNLDHVMLKALGTGATGIKIYAKVPKNLIPKLSNAAQKHGLKVWSHVYIGPTTPSEAIMGGVETLSHVPDFSAEIIENYAKWRRQNIAPDPTQENASYNPDSYGGVFDLMLEHNTILDATMTVFESRKQLNENTQKRYRHTKMLTQLAHQKGVTISAGTDAFSDTEVQLYKELSLLVYDGGLSPIQALQAATINNAKVIGQANNIGSINAGKKANLIVFSADPTQSIADISSVKHVMKNGKFIYRGDNPELPFSSAKKVGNTLWMSGQIGNLPSTMALASSTIEGQVRQTMENIGIVLQEHGLSYGDVTKCTMMLADINEWAKASNTYKSYFTGALPTRSAFAAAGLALDAKVEIECLAHY; encoded by the coding sequence ATGAAAGCTCTATTGCAAATAAGTTCACTCGCCATACCTTTGCTGTTTACTCAACCAGTGTTCGGTCAAAACATTGCACTTAAGCATGTGAACGTCATTGATGTAATAGCCCTTGCGGTGAAAAAGAATCAGACCGTGGTCATCAAAAACGATCGTATTCACAAAGTGGGCAATGCAGATGATGTCGATATAGACAAAAACACTATATCGATAGATATGTCAGGTAAGTATATGGCTCCGGGACTGATTGACGGACATGTTCATCACGCAACAGATCCTGATGATTGGGACAATCGAAAAATCACCGAGCAACGATTAAGAACCCTATTACGAGGTGGTGTTACTTCTGTTCGCGACATGGGGGGCGACAACCGCGTATTGTCTAGCTTAGCCAGAGATGCGATGCTCGATCAAATTCAATCTCCTGATATTTATTATTCCGTCATTGTCGGTGGCCCAGAGTTCTTTGCCGATCCGCGTACTGTTTCTTCTGCTAAAGGGCAAAAATCGGGTCAAGTTCCTTGGATGGCATCCATTACAGAGAAAACGAATTTAGACCACGTTATGTTAAAAGCGCTTGGTACCGGCGCAACTGGCATTAAAATTTATGCAAAAGTGCCTAAAAATCTGATTCCCAAATTATCAAACGCAGCCCAAAAGCACGGATTAAAAGTGTGGTCTCATGTCTATATCGGCCCTACGACACCGAGTGAAGCCATTATGGGCGGTGTAGAGACCTTATCTCATGTACCGGACTTTTCAGCAGAGATTATTGAAAATTATGCCAAATGGCGCCGACAAAACATTGCGCCAGACCCAACACAAGAAAATGCCTCGTATAACCCTGACTCTTATGGTGGCGTTTTTGACTTAATGCTAGAGCATAACACGATACTGGATGCCACGATGACTGTGTTTGAAAGTCGCAAACAACTCAATGAAAATACCCAAAAGCGCTATCGGCATACCAAAATGTTGACACAGCTCGCCCACCAAAAAGGCGTTACAATCTCTGCGGGAACCGATGCGTTTAGCGATACTGAAGTGCAGTTGTATAAAGAGCTTAGTTTGCTTGTTTACGACGGGGGGCTAAGCCCTATCCAAGCTTTACAGGCAGCAACAATAAACAATGCAAAAGTTATTGGCCAAGCAAACAATATCGGCAGTATTAATGCAGGTAAGAAAGCAAATTTGATCGTCTTTAGCGCTGACCCAACGCAAAGTATTGCAGACATCAGCAGCGTGAAACATGTTATGAAAAATGGAAAATTTATTTATCGTGGTGACAATCCAGAACTTCCGTTTAGCAGTGCCAAAAAAGTCGGAAATACATTATGGATGTCAGGACAAATTGGTAACCTACCATCGACAATGGCATTAGCTTCTTCAACGATTGAAGGACAAGTACGTCAAACCATGGAGAACATTGGAATAGTTCTACAAGAGCACGGTTTGAGTTATGGGGATGTCACAAAATGTACAATGATGCTTGCTGATATTAACGAATGGGCAAAGGCAAGCAATACTTACAAGTCGTACTTTACTGGGGCACTGCCAACAAGAAGCGCTTTTGCCGCCGCTGGATTGGCCCTTGATGCGAAAGTAGAAATCGAATGTTTAGCTCATTATTAA